The Tistrella mobilis genome window below encodes:
- a CDS encoding citrate synthase/methylcitrate synthase, producing the protein MTINAGLEGIVVAETDLSLVDGKNGYLVYRGNWAKDLAISRTYEDVVHLLWRGHLPDERESEAFRAELAARRKLPDYLKTIIRALPPETDTMSVLRTATSAIGDRSFAWPPTFEQASEILAKAPTIIAYRNALNTGRDPIEPDESLGHAENYLYMLHGEKPTRVHTRALDAYIILTAEHGLNASTFTGRVITSTRSDIASAITGAIGALKGPLHGGAPSEVDTMLEEIGTKENAEPWLRQQIEAGERLMGFGHRVYKTMDPRAVALRQVSDSFAGEDPWFDLSVHVEETAVRLLSEYKPGRNLYPNVEFWAAAVLRGVRIPTDLYTPTFGLARMAGWSAHILEQADKNRLIRPESTYVGEMPKAS; encoded by the coding sequence GTGACGATCAATGCAGGTCTCGAAGGGATTGTCGTCGCCGAGACGGATCTGTCGCTTGTCGACGGCAAGAACGGCTATCTGGTCTATCGCGGGAACTGGGCCAAGGATCTCGCGATCTCCCGCACCTACGAAGATGTGGTTCACCTGCTGTGGCGCGGCCACCTGCCTGACGAACGCGAGAGCGAGGCCTTCCGCGCCGAACTGGCGGCCCGCCGCAAGCTTCCCGACTATCTGAAGACGATCATCCGGGCGCTGCCGCCCGAGACCGACACCATGAGCGTGCTGCGCACGGCGACCTCGGCGATCGGCGATCGCAGCTTCGCCTGGCCCCCCACTTTCGAGCAGGCCTCGGAGATCCTCGCCAAGGCGCCGACGATCATCGCCTATCGCAATGCGCTGAACACCGGCCGCGATCCGATCGAGCCGGATGAGAGCCTCGGCCATGCCGAGAACTATCTCTATATGCTCCATGGCGAGAAGCCGACCCGCGTCCACACCCGCGCGCTCGACGCCTATATCATCCTGACCGCGGAGCACGGGCTCAATGCCTCGACCTTCACCGGCCGGGTGATCACCTCGACCCGTTCGGACATCGCGTCGGCGATCACCGGTGCGATCGGCGCGCTGAAGGGCCCGCTTCATGGCGGCGCGCCCTCGGAAGTCGACACGATGCTCGAGGAGATCGGCACCAAGGAGAATGCCGAGCCCTGGCTGCGCCAGCAGATCGAGGCCGGTGAGCGTCTGATGGGCTTCGGCCACCGGGTCTACAAGACCATGGATCCGCGCGCCGTGGCACTCCGCCAGGTGTCGGACAGCTTTGCCGGCGAAGATCCCTGGTTCGACCTCTCGGTCCATGTCGAGGAGACCGCGGTCCGGCTGCTGTCGGAATACAAGCCCGGCCGCAATCTCTATCCGAATGTCGAGTTCTGGGCGGCGGCGGTGCTGCGCGGCGTGCGCATCCCGACCGACCTTTATACCCCGACCTTCGGGCTGGCGCGCATGGCCGGCTGGTCGGCGCATATCCTGGAACAGGCCGACAAGAACCGCCTGATCCGGCCCGAATCGACCTATGTCGGCGAGATGCCCAAGGCGTCCTGA
- a CDS encoding multidrug effflux MFS transporter: MSFPTSGPGRGAAPSRGITLVLIALTALGPLSTDLYLPSLPAMGRDLGADAATAQLTLTGYMWGLALAQLVYGPVSDALGRRPVLIAGMTVQVVASVLCLYSATIDQLVMARVLQGAGACAGAVIGRALVRDLFPPERAGSIFASITSATALAPMVAPMIGGQIEVLFGWRGNFAALGVIGILLIASAVTILPEPITNRDLSRIRPVAILRAMGELLHDRRFVGLGICTCSAFGALFAWVSNSSVLLIEGYGIRPERFGLYFGLAVAGYVAGAGIGGRLVMRLGSLRLLTIGLGLMATGGLVMLAQTLTGTDTALGVTAGAAFLLAGAGFALPQAFTAAILPYPHMAGTASALIGSTQMTTGGIVAAATAPLADGTPIPIAGTILVLAAIALTANRLLVHRPNRPV, encoded by the coding sequence ATGTCCTTCCCCACCTCCGGCCCCGGCCGCGGTGCCGCCCCCAGCCGCGGTATCACCCTGGTTCTGATCGCGCTGACCGCCCTCGGGCCGCTCTCGACCGATCTCTATCTTCCCTCGCTGCCGGCGATGGGGCGGGATCTGGGCGCGGATGCCGCAACCGCGCAGCTGACCCTGACCGGCTATATGTGGGGGCTGGCCCTCGCCCAGCTGGTCTATGGCCCCGTCTCGGATGCGCTGGGCCGCCGGCCGGTGCTGATCGCCGGCATGACGGTGCAGGTGGTGGCTTCGGTTCTCTGTCTCTATTCCGCGACCATCGACCAGCTGGTCATGGCCCGGGTGCTGCAGGGGGCCGGCGCCTGTGCCGGGGCCGTGATCGGCCGCGCCCTGGTCCGCGATCTGTTTCCGCCCGAACGCGCAGGATCGATTTTCGCCTCCATCACCTCGGCAACCGCACTCGCCCCCATGGTGGCGCCGATGATCGGCGGTCAGATCGAGGTGCTGTTCGGCTGGCGCGGCAATTTCGCCGCCCTTGGTGTGATCGGCATCCTGCTGATCGCAAGCGCCGTCACCATCCTGCCGGAGCCGATCACCAATCGCGATCTCAGCCGGATCCGGCCGGTCGCGATCCTGAGAGCGATGGGCGAGTTGCTCCACGACCGCCGCTTCGTCGGTCTCGGCATCTGCACCTGCTCGGCCTTTGGCGCCCTTTTCGCCTGGGTGTCGAATTCCTCGGTGCTGCTGATCGAGGGCTACGGCATCCGGCCCGAACGTTTCGGCCTGTATTTCGGGCTGGCGGTCGCCGGCTATGTGGCGGGCGCCGGCATCGGCGGGCGGCTGGTCATGCGGCTCGGCTCGCTGCGCCTGCTGACCATCGGGCTCGGCCTGATGGCAACCGGCGGTCTGGTCATGCTGGCCCAGACATTGACCGGCACCGACACCGCCCTCGGTGTCACGGCCGGCGCCGCCTTCCTGCTTGCCGGTGCGGGCTTCGCCCTGCCCCAGGCCTTTACCGCGGCCATCCTGCCTTATCCCCATATGGCCGGCACCGCCAGTGCGCTGATCGGCAGCACCCAGATGACCACGGGCGGCATCGTCGCGGCGGCCACGGCGCCGCTTGCCGACGGCACGCCGATCCCGATCGCCGGCACCATCCTGGTGCTCGCCGCCATCGCGCTCACCGCCAACCGCCTGCTGGTCCACCGGCCCAACCGGCCGGTCTGA
- a CDS encoding transglycosylase domain-containing protein gives MVALIFAGYIAWVLRDLPSLDELNKPAAEPGITVLARDGTAIAVYGRLTGRQITVNDLPPALVEAVLSTEDRRFYDHPGIDIFGIGRAVYANLSAGRVVQGGSTITQQLAKMLFLTPERSFERKLREAVMALRLEAVYDKNEILARYLNRAYFGAGAYGIDAAARRYFDKPVEELDVGQSAMLAGLLQAPSAYAPTSAAERAERRMRAVVQNLVDVGYLTPEAAKEVRVPKLAPSARATVGATNRRWFADWVLDQLSAHLEPTTRDIVVRTSLDAELQSAAESAVSEVLAADGPKLKAGQGAFVAVAPDGGVLAMVGGRDYRASQFNRATQAWRQPGSTFKLFAFLAALEAGWEPNTLVLDAPVTVDGWSPANFEPDYAGEVPLVQAAVRSLNTATVRVAEEVGRDRVIATARRLGLSGDLPRVPSVTLGTGSENLLEMTAAYAALANQGRPVQPWAIEEVRAADGTVLYQRAAPEPAEPVLSAHTVQAINAMLVKAVETGTGRAAQLRGAVIAGKTGTTQDYRDAWFIGYTGAVAAGVWVGNDDDAPMRGVTGGRLPAKIWARAMSEGGGRMMLVPPPVLDIRAPAPVVPPSDDPLSRLLRGLFGEESATPAPPGQPSAQQPARPAPSQPSRLSNPPAYPGERFDR, from the coding sequence GTGGTTGCCCTGATTTTCGCCGGCTATATCGCCTGGGTGCTGCGGGACCTGCCCTCGCTTGACGAGCTGAACAAGCCCGCGGCGGAGCCGGGTATCACCGTGCTGGCCCGCGACGGAACCGCGATCGCCGTCTATGGCCGGCTGACCGGCCGCCAGATCACGGTCAACGATCTGCCGCCGGCCCTGGTCGAGGCGGTGCTGTCGACCGAAGACCGGCGGTTCTACGACCATCCGGGCATCGACATCTTCGGCATCGGCCGCGCGGTCTATGCCAATCTTTCGGCCGGCCGGGTGGTGCAGGGCGGCAGCACCATCACCCAGCAGCTGGCCAAGATGCTGTTCCTGACCCCGGAACGCTCTTTCGAACGCAAGCTGCGCGAAGCGGTGATGGCGCTCCGCCTGGAAGCGGTCTACGACAAGAACGAGATCCTGGCCCGCTATCTGAACCGCGCCTATTTCGGCGCCGGGGCCTATGGCATCGATGCGGCGGCACGGCGCTATTTCGACAAGCCGGTCGAGGAGCTTGATGTCGGCCAGTCGGCGATGCTCGCGGGCCTTCTGCAGGCGCCGTCGGCCTATGCGCCGACATCGGCGGCCGAGCGGGCCGAGCGGCGGATGAGGGCGGTGGTCCAGAACCTGGTCGATGTCGGCTATCTGACGCCGGAGGCGGCGAAAGAGGTGCGGGTGCCGAAGCTTGCCCCCTCGGCCCGGGCGACGGTGGGGGCCACCAACCGGCGCTGGTTCGCCGATTGGGTGCTGGACCAGCTTTCGGCCCATCTGGAACCCACCACCCGCGATATCGTGGTCCGCACCAGCCTGGATGCGGAGTTGCAGAGTGCGGCCGAATCGGCCGTGAGCGAGGTTCTGGCCGCCGACGGGCCGAAGCTCAAGGCCGGCCAGGGGGCCTTTGTGGCGGTGGCGCCCGATGGCGGCGTGCTCGCGATGGTCGGTGGCCGGGACTATCGTGCCAGCCAGTTCAACCGGGCGACCCAGGCCTGGCGCCAGCCCGGATCGACCTTCAAGCTGTTCGCCTTTCTGGCGGCGCTGGAAGCGGGCTGGGAGCCGAACACCCTGGTGCTGGACGCACCGGTGACGGTGGACGGCTGGTCGCCTGCGAATTTCGAGCCGGACTATGCGGGCGAAGTGCCCCTGGTCCAGGCGGCCGTGCGCTCGCTCAACACCGCGACCGTACGGGTGGCGGAAGAGGTCGGGCGCGACCGGGTGATCGCGACCGCCCGCCGTCTGGGCCTGTCGGGCGACCTGCCCAGGGTTCCGAGCGTGACCCTGGGGACGGGGTCGGAGAACCTGCTGGAGATGACGGCGGCCTATGCGGCGCTAGCCAATCAGGGGCGCCCGGTTCAGCCCTGGGCGATCGAGGAGGTGCGGGCAGCCGACGGAACCGTGCTCTATCAGCGCGCCGCGCCGGAACCGGCCGAACCGGTGCTGTCTGCCCACACGGTCCAGGCGATCAACGCCATGCTGGTCAAGGCGGTGGAGACCGGCACCGGCCGCGCCGCGCAGCTGCGCGGTGCCGTGATCGCGGGCAAGACCGGCACGACCCAGGATTACCGCGATGCCTGGTTCATCGGCTATACCGGCGCGGTCGCGGCGGGGGTCTGGGTCGGCAATGACGATGATGCGCCGATGCGCGGCGTGACCGGCGGCCGGTTGCCGGCCAAGATCTGGGCACGCGCGATGTCGGAAGGGGGCGGCCGGATGATGCTGGTGCCGCCGCCGGTTCTGGACATCAGGGCGCCGGCACCGGTGGTGCCGCCGTCGGATGACCCGCTCTCGCGCCTGCTGCGCGGCCTGTTCGGCGAGGAGAGCGCCACCCCTGCCCCGCCCGGGCAGCCGTCGGCGCAGCAGCCGGCGCGCCCGGCACCCTCTCAGCCCTCGCGGCTGTCCAATCCGCCGGCCTATCCCGGAGAGCGCTTCGACCGCTGA